A window of Methylocaldum szegediense genomic DNA:
CCGCTTCGCCGCTGACACTTTGTTGGCGGCGACCACCTACGGCTCGGCCGAGTTTGACGATCTGTCGAACCGGCCAGGTGACGATCTTGCGTGCAGTGAGCAGCGTACCAGCGAGGCCGGGAATCTCGAGCAGGGTCAAGAGTTCCGCTAGCGCCCTCTGAAACGTTTCGTAATGGTGCGGGTGATTGAGATAGTCCCGCTTGTAGATGTTCAAGCTGTCGCGCACGGCCTCGTCGACCAGGTTGCGCCACTCGGCCTTCAGGTTGTGCTCGGCTTTGACCGGCACCAGCCAGTCGCGCCAGTGAATTTGGACGAAGCGCTTGGCGCTTTTCGCGTGTTGCTTGCGGTGAACTCCGCGGATCGCCCGATCTACGGCGTTGAGGAGCTGTGCGCGCTCGCTGTGCAACAGGGCAAAATCATCCGCTTGGATATTTTCTAAATATGGAACGGTGATGATGGGAGGCGGCGGATCCCGTCTGGCATTTCGCCATTTCTCCTGCAGCGACTCCGCCAAAGTCTGGTAAGACGCTTTCTCGATCTTGTTCAAGCAGATCACGGTGGGTTGAGACAGCGGTTCCAACAGGCCGATCAACTCCCAAACCGACAAGTCGGCGTACTTGTCCTTGCTCAAGATCAGCAATACCACGTCCGCTAGGGCGGCTACGCGAAGCACGGCCTGCCGGTACTCATCGGCATCGACGGAATCGAAATCCGGAGTATCCCAAAGTACGGTACCGCTCAAGGGGTGCCGCGCATCGGTCGTCGTTTCAACGAGCGCAAAGCAGTCATAACGGTCCGACGGTAAGGCATCCCGAGGGCAGCGCTGATAGTGACGGAAATACCCGTCGATCCATTCCACACGGTCGGGAGAGAGATTGATGTAAAAGCCTTGCGGATGAACGGTAAAACCGGCCAGAGGACTGACCTCAGCGAGTTTTTTTTCGAGCAACCAATTGATGACCGAGCTTTTTCCGGCCTGGGTGGGGCCGAGAACGGCGACCTGCAGCGGATGATGCTCTTTCGTTTGAATCAACTCGCTTTTTTCCAGCACTGCCTCGCCGAAGCTGATTGATTGCAGATTTCGCCGCAGTTCGAGAAAGCGTCCCTCATCGTCCGGCGGGATATGCTTCAAAACACTTTCGTAACTGTGCTTCAAGCGGCGGATAAAGGAAAGCATGGTCGGGGTCGCTGGCGAGCCATCCAGATTGCTGAAAGGAAGATTGTACACGATGGCGTTTCGCACGCGCGGGTCCTGAGATTGGATGACCGGACCTTTCCGATTGCTGAAAGACATAGATTGTGCCTGGACGTTCTCATTTTAGACAGTGAAGACCCTGCATTCCCGCACTTTATTGTTGGACGGGGAATTCGGCGAGAGTTCAGCCTCTGTAGTGGAGATGAGCGCTCTAAATATGCGATTTTACACGTATATTCGCAGCCGTTCCGACATTGGTCGAGCTACATCGTTTAGACTCCGCAAAGTTGGGGACACAATGTGCGAAAACAGGCAAGGATGAAGTATGGGGGAGTGTTTGGTACCGACTATCGGTTGGGTAGGGTATGTGTGGGGCGCGCGGCATATGGCCGACGATATAACACGCTGTGGTGGAATAGGGGACTTTCTTGCGGGTACGAATAAATCGCCCCTGAAGAGCCTGTTCAAGAACAATTCGGTACTGTTTAAATCCTGCTGCGCCATGGCTGTAAACCCAAAGACGCACAGGCTTCCGTGAATCACGTCGCGGGCACGAAAGGACAAAGACAATTGCCGAAGTTAAGGGGCGGGCAATGGCTCTACCGGGACGTTCTTCCTTTTCAGGAGAGATCCGAGCGATCGCTTGGACGGAACCAACCCCCTGACAGAATTGCCAAATTTTAGGAAGCTCTGATTCAGTCCTCTTCCCTTGGGGCAAATTGCAGGGCGAGGCACTACGCGACGACCGGGTGGCTGGAAATGGG
This region includes:
- a CDS encoding GTPase domain-containing protein: MSFSNRKGPVIQSQDPRVRNAIVYNLPFSNLDGSPATPTMLSFIRRLKHSYESVLKHIPPDDEGRFLELRRNLQSISFGEAVLEKSELIQTKEHHPLQVAVLGPTQAGKSSVINWLLEKKLAEVSPLAGFTVHPQGFYINLSPDRVEWIDGYFRHYQRCPRDALPSDRYDCFALVETTTDARHPLSGTVLWDTPDFDSVDADEYRQAVLRVAALADVVLLILSKDKYADLSVWELIGLLEPLSQPTVICLNKIEKASYQTLAESLQEKWRNARRDPPPPIITVPYLENIQADDFALLHSERAQLLNAVDRAIRGVHRKQHAKSAKRFVQIHWRDWLVPVKAEHNLKAEWRNLVDEAVRDSLNIYKRDYLNHPHHYETFQRALAELLTLLEIPGLAGTLLTARKIVTWPVRQIVKLGRAVGGRRQQSVSGEAAILHQAAEHLFIRLSETILLKREEEPFRQAWWKELAELLRSARPVLANRYAVAVDQYLRAFQPQIEKTAHGLYDRLREHPAVLNSLRATRVTTDAAALAVALHTGGIGVQDFIIAPAMLSLTTMLTESALGRYMNKAAAELKQQQFKAVEELFNKTVHTYLNSLPEQMDTSRQFNIPREAIDSAEAQLD